From the Terriglobia bacterium genome, the window AAACCGGATGCCGGGATCACCGTCAAGTACGGCATCACATCTTCGGTTACGCTGGACGGTACCTACCGGCCCGACTTCAGCCAGGTTGAAAGCGACGCATTTCAGGTTGAAGTGAATCAGCGCTACCCGATCTTCTACAGCGAAAAACGCCCGTTCTTCATGGAAGGTATGGGGACATTCGAACTGGCAGGCGCAGAGGGAGACGGCAACATGCGGACTGCGGTGCACACGCGCCGGATCGTGGATCCGCTTTATGGCGTCAAGCTCACGGGGAACCTGAGCAAGTTTACGTTTGCGGCCCTGTCAGCCTCTGATCGCGCTCCCGGGCAGGTGGACAGCTCCGATCCGAATTACGGTGAGCGCAAGAGTTTCAACGTCGGGCGCGCGTTGTACAGCGTCGGCAAAGGCAGTTACGTGGGCGGCCTCTTCACGGATACGGAATTCGGCGGCGGGCATAACCGGGTAGCAGCCGGCGATGTTTCGCTCCACATCGGGGAGCATCAGCAGTGGAGCGCTACCGTGATCGGTACGAGCACGCTCCCCTCTGGCGGCAGCGCAGGCCGGCGGGGCATGGCGGGTCAGATGCTCTACAGCTACACGAGCAAGCGCTACGAAGCATCGGCGCAGGTGGAACACTATGACCGTGACTTTCAAATGGACACCGGCTTTTACAACCGGACCGGCATCACCGGCGGCTGGGTCTACTCCGGCATCAACCTGTATCCGGGCGAGGGGCGTTTCAGATGGGTCAAGAGGATCAATCCTTTCGTTTTCTACCGCGGTTATCGGGACCGCATTCAGCAGGGGAAGGACCACATTGTTCTTGCATCGGTGCGCATGTATTTCACACGGCAGGGAATGTTCCGCATCGACATGATGCGTGGTCACGAGCCCTGGGCTCATCAAACGTTCGACATCCGGGCGACACAGCTCCAGGGACAGGCGCAGCTGCTCCGCTGGCTGAACGTGCAATCCGTCCTGAGTCTGTCCCGCTCAATATTCTATGATCCGGCACAGCCTTTTCTCGGGAGAGAAACGTACTTTACCGCAAATCTCACTGTGCAGCCCAGCAACAGGCTGAATCAGAGCATCGGCTTCACCCGCGACGCGTTCAATCGCCTGGCGGGCGGCGCGCGCGTCTACACGGTGAACATCGTCAATAGCCGCACAAATTACCAGATCAGCAAGCGGTTCGCCGTACGCGCCATCGCGCGGTTCGACAGCTCGAGAAGCCGTGTCCTCACCGACTTTCTCGGGTCCTATGAACTGGTCCCCGGAACCGTGGCCTATGCAGGCTATGGCGCTCTCTACGAGAGGCGCTCCTGGGACGGGCAGCAGCTTCTGGCAGGAGCGGGCGACTACCTGAACACGCAGCGCGGACTCTTCTTCAAGGTCTCCTACCTGTACCGGTTCTAGCAGCCCGCTTCCATCGGGCAATGCTTGTCTCCTGCCTCCTCGAGTTCATCTGCATCCTGGTACTGTCCCAAATGGCCCTGATTTGAGCGCCATTCGGTCCTGGCGCCGGATTTCTCAGGTCACAAAGCTGCGCCTGCCGATGTGCTTCTCGTAGGCGCGCGTGTCGATGATTTGCCGCATCTCGCGGATCACCGCCTCCAGTTCCTCATCCGAAGTGTAAAAATGCGGCGACACGCGGATGCCGGCGCCCGGGCGGAAATCGACGATGAAATCCCTGCGCAGCAGTTCGCGCGAGACCTCGTACGCATGAGGCGTCTTCACGGCAACCGTTCCGCCGCGCTCCTCCGGCTTTTCCGGAATCGTGAGCGGGAAACCCTGCTCCCGCGCCAGCTCGATCAGAAACGCAACCTGGCGCATCGAATTCCGGCGCACCCGCTGCGCGCCGATCTTCCCCAGGATCTCCAGGCCGGGGCGCGCCGCGTAGAGACAGGGGATGTGAGGCGTTCCGTTGAGGAAGCGGAAGGCATCGTCGCGGTAGCGCATGGCGCCGGTTTCGAAGGCAAATGAATTCGGGTGCGCCATCCATCCGGTTAGCTTCGGCTCGAGCCCGGCAATGAGGTCGGGACGGACATACAGGAAGGCGGCTCCCGGTCCGCCGCAGAGCCACTTGAGACAGCCCCCGATGACAAAGTCGACCTCGAGCTGCTTGACATCGAACGGTAGGATTCCGGCCGACTGATAGACGTCCAGGATCACCAGAGCTCCCACTTCGTGGGCTTTCCGGATGATCGCCTGCGCGTCCATGATGTAGGCGCTTTTGAACAGGACGTGGCTGACGGGCACGAGCAGGGTGCGTTCATCGATGGCTTCCAGGAGGCGGTTCAGGTCGACGGAAATTCCATCCTCCGAGCCGACGACGCAGATCTCGGCGCCGCGCGCCTGCTGCGCCTGAACCAGGTACATGACCGACGGGAACTCCATGTTCGTATACACGATCTTGCGTCTCGGACCGGTGAAATCAAAGCACGATAGGACTATGGCCTCCGCCAGCGTGACGTTTTGATGGAAGGAGACTTCGCCGGGGCCGCAACCCAGGATCGGGCCGAGCAGGTCGCCCAGGTTGACCGGCATCTCCCACCACGATTCTCCCCAGGCGCGCACGCCGCGCGTCGCCCAGGTGTCGGCATACTCCTTGAGCGCATCACGCACGCCGCGCGGCATGGCTCCCAGGGAGTTGCTGATGAGATATACCGTCTTCTCGAGTATCGGGAACTCACTGCGCCAGCGGAGCAGGTCACCGGTATCGGCTGCCATCGAATCACCTCACATGTCAATCCCATCCGCGCCGGCTTCGAAGACTCGGGCCGCTATTGAGGATCAGATATTACAGTGACGCTATTCCCCGGATAGATGTGTCGCCCCTTATAGTCAGTCTGCAGCGATTTTCGCTGCAGACTTATACTCAGCAGTGTAGAGGTCTTTCTGGGAGGAGGGCGAGAGATTGTGGGCACGCATCGTCCCGCTACGAATATGTCGCCCCAACCGTTTGACGGTTTCCTGGAGACGTTCGAGCGGGACGATGCGCTTTGGTCCGACAACGAATACTCAGACGTTGTCCTTAGCCAGGACTCCACTATAAGGGTTTCGCAGGACCAAAGCCAGCGTGCTCGCACAAAAAAGGGGGATCCATGAATAGCGAGCCAGAAAATGCGGATTACGCTGCCTGGATTGGGATTGATTGGGGAAGTGAGAAACACGCTGTTTGCCTGAGTGCTGGCGACTCGAGTAGCTTGGAGCATCTCACTTTGGAACAAAAACCCGAGAGCTTGCACGCTTGGTTTATGGACCTGCTTGGGCGCTTTGGCGGACGTAAGGTAGCCGTAGCGATCGAGCAAAGCAAAGGGGCGGTAATCAATTTCTTGCTTGGCCTGGATTTCGTGCACATCTTTCGAGTCCACCCGAAGTCGCTGAAGAACTATCGCGAGGCGCTGTCTCCGAGCGGCGCCAAGGATGACCCTACGGATGCGGAATTGATCCTGCAATTTGCCAGGCTTCACCAGGACAAGATCCATCCCTGGGTTCCCGATGACGTCGATAGCCGGTTGCTGCTCCGTTTGGCAGAAGGCCGCCGCAAGACCGTTAACAAGAGGGTGAGCTTGACCAATGAGCTGACACAGCTGCTGAAGGAGTACTATCCGCAGGCGCTGGACTGGACCGGAGACTTGGACCGCGTCATGGCATGTGACTTTCTGTCGAAATGGCCCACGCTGCAAAAGCTGCAGCGAAGCAAGCCAGACACGGTGCGCCAGTTTTACCGAGGTCATGGATGCCGCAGTCGCGATCTCATCGAGTGTCGCTTCGAAGAGATCCGTTCGGCTTGTCCATTGACCACGGACAAGGCGATTGTCGAATCTTCGGTGCTGATGCTCAAGGCGATCGTGCCCCAATTGCGGGAGCTGATTGAGGCCATTGCCCGCTTTGACCAAAGCATCGAGGAAGTCTATCAAAAACAACCGGATTCGGAGATTTTCAGCAGCTTTCCCGGAGCCGGCCCAGCTCTCGGGCCCCGGCTGCAGGCTGCCATGGGAACCGACCGGACTCGCTTCCAGAACGCCGAAGAGGTAGCCGAATACTCGGGAATTGCGCCGGTCCTGGAGCGCAGCGGCAAAACGATATGGGTCCATCGCCGCCTGGCTTGTTCCACCTTTGTGAAACAGAGTTTTCACGAGTTTGCAGGACAATCCGTGGTGTGGTGCGCCTGGGCCCATGCTTATTACGACAGCAAGAGAGCAATCGGTTTGGGACACCATGCCGCTCTGCGGGCCCTGGCCTACAAATGGATTCGAATTATCTTTCGCTGCTGGAAAAATCATGTTGTTTACGACGAACAGAAATACATGCAATCACTAAACCGAAAACAGCCGGCCTGGTTGAAGTTCCTGGCAGCTGCGGCTTAAATGAAAAAACTTGACAGAGAACCTCAGACGTCTTCAGGGCTCCTTCCTCACCTTCCCACCACCCCGGGCTCACGCCCGGGGCTATTCTCTTTCCGCCCCTTCGGGGCCTGGAGTTTTATTTCTGCCACTATGCTTCATCATTATCGGTAAATACGCGAAACACACGAAAACCATTATTGTGTAGTGCGCGCATTTCGTGTTTGCCGGTTTGGCTGCGGCCGCGATCTCCGCGCTTTGCACTGCCGGTTCAAAAAAGTGTCCTGAAAAAACTC encodes:
- a CDS encoding aminotransferase class V-fold PLP-dependent enzyme, producing the protein MAADTGDLLRWRSEFPILEKTVYLISNSLGAMPRGVRDALKEYADTWATRGVRAWGESWWEMPVNLGDLLGPILGCGPGEVSFHQNVTLAEAIVLSCFDFTGPRRKIVYTNMEFPSVMYLVQAQQARGAEICVVGSEDGISVDLNRLLEAIDERTLLVPVSHVLFKSAYIMDAQAIIRKAHEVGALVILDVYQSAGILPFDVKQLEVDFVIGGCLKWLCGGPGAAFLYVRPDLIAGLEPKLTGWMAHPNSFAFETGAMRYRDDAFRFLNGTPHIPCLYAARPGLEILGKIGAQRVRRNSMRQVAFLIELAREQGFPLTIPEKPEERGGTVAVKTPHAYEVSRELLRRDFIVDFRPGAGIRVSPHFYTSDEELEAVIREMRQIIDTRAYEKHIGRRSFVT
- a CDS encoding carbohydrate binding family 9 domain-containing protein codes for the protein MHSQRRFFFCAASLVLAWLAAAAAGLAQATPETGKSKPKSGQPGGGLSVAEPLKLPAFDVPFLSTPPVIDGTLDDPAWKMAPLELGEWLTYNPSYGETMVQKTQAWVAYDKNYLYFAFRCLDPEPGKIKTSIARRDTIWNDDWVGLSLDALNAGQSSYDLFVNPNGIQGDILNTSTQGEDTAPDWVWDSAGKVNAEGYTAEMRVPLKSIRFKSGAEVRMGVLFWRRVSRLGMSASWPDLPRGKSIFTRYAPLRLHDLKQPLTLEAIPNLTYSLRQTRRTPDQWGKADSKPDAGITVKYGITSSVTLDGTYRPDFSQVESDAFQVEVNQRYPIFYSEKRPFFMEGMGTFELAGAEGDGNMRTAVHTRRIVDPLYGVKLTGNLSKFTFAALSASDRAPGQVDSSDPNYGERKSFNVGRALYSVGKGSYVGGLFTDTEFGGGHNRVAAGDVSLHIGEHQQWSATVIGTSTLPSGGSAGRRGMAGQMLYSYTSKRYEASAQVEHYDRDFQMDTGFYNRTGITGGWVYSGINLYPGEGRFRWVKRINPFVFYRGYRDRIQQGKDHIVLASVRMYFTRQGMFRIDMMRGHEPWAHQTFDIRATQLQGQAQLLRWLNVQSVLSLSRSIFYDPAQPFLGRETYFTANLTVQPSNRLNQSIGFTRDAFNRLAGGARVYTVNIVNSRTNYQISKRFAVRAIARFDSSRSRVLTDFLGSYELVPGTVAYAGYGALYERRSWDGQQLLAGAGDYLNTQRGLFFKVSYLYRF
- a CDS encoding IS110 family transposase, translating into MNSEPENADYAAWIGIDWGSEKHAVCLSAGDSSSLEHLTLEQKPESLHAWFMDLLGRFGGRKVAVAIEQSKGAVINFLLGLDFVHIFRVHPKSLKNYREALSPSGAKDDPTDAELILQFARLHQDKIHPWVPDDVDSRLLLRLAEGRRKTVNKRVSLTNELTQLLKEYYPQALDWTGDLDRVMACDFLSKWPTLQKLQRSKPDTVRQFYRGHGCRSRDLIECRFEEIRSACPLTTDKAIVESSVLMLKAIVPQLRELIEAIARFDQSIEEVYQKQPDSEIFSSFPGAGPALGPRLQAAMGTDRTRFQNAEEVAEYSGIAPVLERSGKTIWVHRRLACSTFVKQSFHEFAGQSVVWCAWAHAYYDSKRAIGLGHHAALRALAYKWIRIIFRCWKNHVVYDEQKYMQSLNRKQPAWLKFLAAAA